The Panicum virgatum strain AP13 chromosome 5K, P.virgatum_v5, whole genome shotgun sequence genome has a window encoding:
- the LOC120706849 gene encoding uncharacterized protein LOC120706849 isoform X2: MASSMNGLSVGDSVAEDIIVSPVRLESASCFRDEMSTQYSPMSEESDDYRYYDTQVNTNGNQTDTISSPSTSPISSHRFQRPYTWFSSENPYPLPSCSLVAVICSQARRGSGSEHEGRNPCSPNDMCHGGDLRRTALLRSVQRRVQSPHPCDLLSSSGHGQDQERSHVHADELDHDQRQAVGVHLDQRSFSCPKSIQDAEPSKLRPAASDHEVDFVEDQITV, from the exons ATGGCATCCAGCATGAATGGGTTGTCTGTTGGAGATTCAGTTGCTGAAGATATCATTGTTTCCCCAGTGAGGCTGGAGAGCGCTTCTTGCTTCAG GGATGAAATGAGCACGCAGTACTCACCTATGTCAGAAGAGTCAGATGATTACCGGTACTATGACACTCAGGTAAACACCAATGGGAATCAAACTGATACAATAAGCAGCCCCTCAACCAGTCCAATTTCATCTCATCGATTTCAGAGGCCATATACTTGGTTTTCCTCTGAAAATCCGTACCCTCTCCCAAGCTGCTCCCTTGTAGCAGTGATCTGCTCACAAGCTCGTCGTGGCAGTGGCAGTGAACATGAAGGCCGGAACCCGTGTTCACCTAATGacatgtgccatggtggagaccTGAGGCGAACTGCGCTTCTGAGATCAGTGCAAAGGCGGGTGCAAAGCCCCCATCCTTGTGATCTGTTGTCAAGCAGTGGACATGGACAAGACCAAGAGCGTAGTCATGTGCATGCTGATGAGCTTGACCATGATCAGAGACAAGCTGTGGGTGTTCACTTGGATCAAAGGTCTTTCTCATGTCCAAAGTCAATCCAGGATGCTGAACCCTCCAAACTGCGGCCAGCAGCGTCAGATCATGAAGTGGATTTTGTTGAGGATCAGATTACGGTGTGA
- the LOC120706849 gene encoding uncharacterized protein LOC120706849 isoform X3, giving the protein MCGFVIQTHINWVIKSHQQCSMQLRDEMSTQYSPMSEESDDYRYYDTQVNTNGNQTDTISSPSTSPISSHRFQRPYTWFSSENPYPLPSCSLVAVICSQARRGSGSEHEGRNPCSPNDMCHGGDLRRTALLRSVQRRVQSPHPCDLLSSSGHGQDQERSHVHADELDHDQRQAVGVHLDQRSFSCPKSIQDAEPSKLRPAASDHEVDFVEDQITV; this is encoded by the exons ATGTGTGGATTTGTGATTCAGACCCACATTAATTGGGTCATAAAATCCCACCAGCAATGTAGCATGCAACTGAG GGATGAAATGAGCACGCAGTACTCACCTATGTCAGAAGAGTCAGATGATTACCGGTACTATGACACTCAGGTAAACACCAATGGGAATCAAACTGATACAATAAGCAGCCCCTCAACCAGTCCAATTTCATCTCATCGATTTCAGAGGCCATATACTTGGTTTTCCTCTGAAAATCCGTACCCTCTCCCAAGCTGCTCCCTTGTAGCAGTGATCTGCTCACAAGCTCGTCGTGGCAGTGGCAGTGAACATGAAGGCCGGAACCCGTGTTCACCTAATGacatgtgccatggtggagaccTGAGGCGAACTGCGCTTCTGAGATCAGTGCAAAGGCGGGTGCAAAGCCCCCATCCTTGTGATCTGTTGTCAAGCAGTGGACATGGACAAGACCAAGAGCGTAGTCATGTGCATGCTGATGAGCTTGACCATGATCAGAGACAAGCTGTGGGTGTTCACTTGGATCAAAGGTCTTTCTCATGTCCAAAGTCAATCCAGGATGCTGAACCCTCCAAACTGCGGCCAGCAGCGTCAGATCATGAAGTGGATTTTGTTGAGGATCAGATTACGGTGTGA